The following coding sequences are from one Sulfitobacter sp. HNIBRBA3233 window:
- a CDS encoding surface lipoprotein assembly modifier — protein sequence MIHHTIRRVGFALGVAAWVAAPFAYAQDAGPLQLSPAQMQEAAKLAAQSGDMARAVAFADALLTRDPQDVNAHLIRAYALRAQGRYAPAQEAARSAWRLAGSAEQKYNAALVMAQALSSDGKRTRAQFWLRRAVEHAPSPGHARRATRDFKYVRQRNPWQTHLSFTLAPNSNINNGSSRDSFLSDSVLDRLVGGGPTVREINPEAQALSGIEIGGQVQSRYRFAQSERRAHDLRLGLSYRTYALSQDSKDQVPDARGRDYAFGSASIGYGFKHLRADRRGELSLGVDLGQTFYGGARYASFLRGHADQSYFVDQRTKLRFGLVAEVENGQRVSDSESVSVSFGVDRALSGGSGVHLGLTVADQKSPNALHEYSLVRLRGGYLLGREVMGAQVQIGLGAALRDYDVHLLSVDGRRDVEISFDVTATFRDIDYYGFTPQVSLTGAKTNSNIGVYDSNRLGLNIGIVSAF from the coding sequence ATGATCCATCACACGATCCGGCGTGTCGGGTTTGCTTTGGGCGTTGCGGCATGGGTCGCGGCGCCCTTTGCCTATGCGCAAGATGCCGGCCCTCTTCAACTGAGCCCCGCGCAGATGCAGGAGGCGGCCAAGCTGGCCGCCCAGAGCGGGGATATGGCGCGGGCCGTCGCCTTTGCCGACGCGCTGCTGACGCGCGACCCGCAGGATGTGAACGCCCATCTGATCCGCGCCTACGCGCTGCGCGCGCAGGGCCGCTATGCCCCCGCACAGGAGGCGGCGCGCAGTGCGTGGCGGCTGGCCGGGAGCGCAGAACAGAAATACAACGCGGCACTGGTGATGGCGCAGGCGCTGTCGTCGGACGGCAAGCGCACGCGGGCGCAGTTCTGGCTGCGCCGCGCGGTCGAGCACGCACCCTCCCCCGGGCACGCGCGCCGCGCCACGCGCGATTTCAAATACGTCCGCCAGCGCAACCCGTGGCAGACGCATCTGTCCTTCACGCTGGCCCCCAATTCCAACATCAACAACGGCTCGTCGCGCGATAGCTTTCTGTCGGATTCCGTGCTGGACAGGCTGGTGGGGGGCGGCCCCACGGTGCGCGAGATCAACCCGGAAGCGCAGGCGCTGTCGGGCATCGAGATCGGCGGTCAGGTCCAGTCGCGCTACCGGTTCGCCCAAAGCGAGCGGCGCGCGCATGACCTGCGCCTTGGCCTGAGCTATCGCACCTACGCGCTGTCGCAGGACAGCAAGGATCAGGTGCCCGACGCCCGCGGGCGCGACTATGCCTTTGGCAGCGCCAGCATCGGCTACGGGTTCAAGCATCTGCGCGCGGACCGGCGCGGCGAGCTGTCGCTGGGGGTCGATCTGGGGCAGACATTCTACGGCGGCGCGCGCTATGCCAGCTTCCTGCGCGGGCATGCGGATCAAAGCTATTTCGTCGATCAGCGCACCAAGCTGCGCTTCGGTCTGGTGGCAGAGGTCGAGAACGGCCAGCGGGTGTCGGACAGCGAGAGCGTGAGCGTGAGCTTCGGCGTCGACAGGGCCCTGAGCGGCGGCAGCGGGGTGCATCTGGGTCTGACCGTGGCGGACCAGAAATCGCCCAACGCGCTGCATGAATACAGTCTTGTGCGCCTGCGCGGCGGGTATCTTCTGGGCCGCGAGGTGATGGGCGCACAGGTGCAGATCGGCCTCGGGGCGGCCCTGCGCGATTACGATGTGCATCTGCTGAGCGTGGACGGGCGCCGCGACGTGGAGATCTCTTTCGATGTGACCGCGACTTTCCGCGATATCGACTACTACGGCTTCACCCCGCAGGTCAGCCTGACGGGAGCCAAGACCAATTCGAACATCGGCGTCTACGACAGCAACCGTCTGGGCCTGAACATCGGGATTGTCTCGGCTTTTTGA